One segment of Labrus mixtus chromosome 10, fLabMix1.1, whole genome shotgun sequence DNA contains the following:
- the tmem35 gene encoding novel acetylcholine receptor chaperone, translated as MPSPRTITIVALSFALGLFFVFMGTIKLTPRLSKDAYSEMKRAYKSYAKALPGLKKIGISSVLLRKIIGSLEVGCGVVLTLVPGRPKDVANFLLLLVMLAVLFFHQLVGDPLKRYAHALVFGILLTCRLLIARQSDDRPEREDSREEQHVNDQEKNKVKQS; from the exons ATGCCCTCACCAAGGACAATAACCATCGTTGCCCTGTCTTTTGCtttaggtttgttttttgtgttcatgGGGACAATTAAGCTCACGCCGAGACTAAGCAAAGATGCATACAGTGAAATG aaaAGGGCATACAAGAGCTATGCCAAGGCATTGCCAGGCCTGAAGAAGATTGGGATCAGCTCAGTCCTGCTTCGTAAGATCATAGGCTCTCTGGAGGTGGGCTGTGGCGTGGTGCTCACCCTTGTGCCCGGCAGGCCAAAAGATGTGGCCAACTTTCTGCTGCTTCTGGTCATGCTGGCGGTCCTGTTCTTCCATCAGCTAGTTGGAGACCCCCTGAAACGATATGCCCACGCTCTAGTCTTTGGTATTCTGCTCACCTGCCGACTGCTTATTGCCCGCCAGAGTGATGACCGGccagagagggaggacagcagagagGAACAGCACGTCAACGACCAGGAAAAGAACAAGGTTAAGCAATCTTAA
- the arl13a gene encoding ADP-ribosylation factor-like protein 13A: protein MDVDLLLYQFQRRWWPLCTPFSPRGNMFNLLSNCCAWVSKIQEPIRKATILVVGLDKAGKTSSIRGMLRVPHGVEAGPTQGCIRHELRVENYLVSLLDVGGSAEARGAWRELCGEAHGIIFVVDSSDRQRIKEVKEVLVELLKQPRVAGKPLLVLANKQDKMNALLGSELIEILSLEHLVNQSRSHCHIEPCSALMDLRRWSDRKTLRGLRWLLRAVCLDYPELCTRVAQDSRRPLDTRETENKWKTEKNRRKPKGERMRSSKSDLRKVHRPKEKEKNTKGEGKMQPIRSMLQKETSLKKKLTTKKKKRPVKVKESEKETANDPEEDEGDSNEGEHENLGHREKASSALIPPPKSKPKRKTKVKEETLDMPESPGNEEKPIKAKGEKKRKKKVVKVKRKNKINTEEMSGVYSQPVDLSATFDLYRKAILALKERQDQGQGKGE, encoded by the exons ATGGACGTAGACTTGCTTCT GTACCAGTTCCAGAGAAGATGGTGGCCGCTGTGCACACCTTTTTCACCGCGAGGAAACATGTTCAACTTATTGAGCAACTGCTGCGCCTGGGTCTCCAAAATACAGGAGCCAATCAG GAAGGCAACCATTCTGGTGGTTGGTCTTGACAAAGCAGGAAAAACCTCCTCCATCAGAGGGATGTTAAGAG TCCCCCATGGTGTGGAAGCAGGACCCACCCAGGGCTGCATCAGGCATGAGCTCAGAGTGGAGAACTACCTGGTCAGCCTGTTGGATGTTGGAGGATCAGCAGAGGCGAGAGGGGCCTGGAGGGAGCTCTGCGGGGAGGCCCATGGGATCATTTTTGTGGTGGACTCCAGTGACAGGCAGAGGATAAAGGAGGTCAAGGAGGTCCTTGTTGAGCTGCTGAAGCAACCAAGAGTGGCGGGAAAACCTCTTTTAGT GTTGgcaaacaaacaggacaaaatGAACGCTTTGCTGGGAAGTGAGCTGATTGAGATTCTGTCACTGGAGCATCTGGTTAACCAAAGCCGCTCTCATTGCCATATT GAGCCTTGCTCAGCCTTAATGGACCTGCGGCGCTGGTCGGACAGAAAGACCCTACGAGGCCTTCGCTGGTTGCTGCGTGCTGTTTGTCTGGATTATCCCGAGCTGTGTACTCGCGTCGCCCAGGACAGCAGGAGGCCTCTGGATACGAGGGAGACggaaaataaatggaaaacagagaaaaatcgCAGAAAGCCTAAAGGGGAACG AATGCGATCCAGTAAGTCAGATCTTCGCAAAGTTCATCGgccaaaagaaaaggaaaaaaatacaaagggTGAAGGAAAGATGCAACCCATTCGGAGCATGCTGCAGAAG GAAACCTctctgaagaagaagctgaccacaaagaagaagaagaggccgGTTAAGGTCAAGgaaagtgaaaaagaaacagCGAATGATCCGGAGGAAGACGAGGGAGACAGCAATGAAGGAGAGCATGAAAACTTGGGCCACAGAGAGAAAGCCAGCAGTGCCCtgatcccccccccaaaaagcAAACCCAAACGCAAAACaaaggtgaaggaggagacTCTGGACATGCCAGAATCACCTGGAAATGAAGAAAAGCCAATCAAAG CCAaaggggagaagaagaggaaaaagaaagttgTCAAagtaaagaggaaaaacaagatcAACACAGAGGAGATGTCTGGAGTTTACTCTCAACCAGTGGACCTGTCTGCTACCTTTG ATCTTTACCGAAAAGCAATACTGGCTCTGAAGGAACGCCAGGATCAGGGACAGGGAAAGGGAGAGTGA